The Roseofilum casamattae BLCC-M143 genome segment GGATCTAGTCTTTAAATCGTCTTTATTGATTGGCAATTACCAGCAAAATATCGAGGTTAACTCAAGAAACTTTTACGATCTTTATAAGAAAGATTATGGATAAAGCTGCGCGATTTATGTATCCAGCAACTCTCAATCAACCCCGAACAGATGCTCTTGCTCTTTTCGCCATCATTGCTCTTCCCAGTTGGTTTCATCTGAGTCAAGAGCGTCAAGCCGGGTAACCGATCGAGAAATTAGCGAGAAAACCCGATAAAGTGAAGAAGTGTAAACTAATCGATCGCTAAGAGCTAAACCATCCATGCGCGTAATTTTGATGACCGGGAAAGGCGGAGTTGGGAAAACCTCCGTTGCTGCTGCTACTGGGTTGCGTTGTGCGGAGCTGGGTTATAAAACCCTAGTTCTGAGCACCGACCCCGCCCATTCTCTCGCCGACAGTTTCGATCTAGAATTGGGTCACGAGGCGCGATCGGTCAAACCCAACCTCTGGGGAGCGGAACTGGATGCACTTATGGAGCTGGAAGGCAACTGGGGAGCGGTGAAGCGCTATATCACTGAAGTTCTGCAAGCGCGCGGGTTGGATGGCGTACAAGCGGAAGAGCTGGCAATTCTGCCCGGGATGGATGAGATTTTTGGTTTGGTGCGGATGAAGCGCCACTACGACGAAGGCCAATACGACGTCCTGATTATCGACTCTGCACCCACGGGAACGGCGCTGCGACTGCTGAGTATCCCGGAGGTTGGGGGGTGGTACATGCGCCGGTTCTACAAGCCGTTGCAGGGCATGTCAGTGGCGCTGCGCCCCCTAGTCGAGCCACTGTTCAAACCCATCGCTGGATTCTCGTTGCCAAATAAGGAGGTGATGGATGCGCCTTATGAATTTTACGAGCAGATTGAAGAACTCGAGCGCGTACTTACGGACAATCAACAAACCTCGGTGCGCTTGGTGACCAATCCCGAAAAAATGGTGATTAAGGAATCTCTGCGCGCCCATGCTTATTTGAGTTTATATAATGTGGCTACGGATATGGTGGTAGCGAATCGAATTATCCCTGAAGAAGTGAACGATCCGTTTTTCCAACGGTGGAAAGCACACCAACAGGAATATCGCCAGCAAATTCACGATAACTTTAGTCCGCTTCCGGTGAAAGAAGTTCCTTTATTTTCCGATGAAATGTGCGGGTTAGAGTCCTTGGAGCGGTTGAAGGAAACTTTGTATAAAGACGAAGATCCGACCCAGGTTTATTATGCCGAAAATACGATTCGCGTGGTGCAAAATCCCGACCACTATAGCTTGGAACTCTATTTACCGGGAATTCCCAAAGACCAGGTACAATTAAATAAAACTGGGGATGAGTTAAACGTGCGCATTGGCAACCACCGACGCAATTTAGTTTTGCCTCAGTCTTTGGCGGCGCTGAAACCTTCGGGAGCAAAAATGGAGGAAGATTACCTTAAGATTCGCTTTACGGAAATGACGAAAGTCTAAAATAAAGGCGCTTGAATTGTGGAGACACCGGCCATGACAAAGTATATCTGCACTGTTTGTGCGTATGTCTACGATCCTGCTGAAGGCGACCCCGATAGCGGGATTGCTCCGGGAACAGCTTTTGAGGATATTCCCGATGATTGGGTTTGTCCGACTTGTGGCGTAGGTAAGGAGGATTTTGAACCCGAAGATTGATGAGCGATCGCCCTTCTTCTATTATTATTGTCGGTGGAGGGGCCGCTGGTTTTTTTGCGGCCATCTCCTGTAAAACGACTTCTCCCGAGAGCAACGTCACTCTATTGGAAGCAGGAAAAACCGTGCTTTCCAAAGTGTCGATTTCTGGGGGAGGACGGTGTAACGTGACTCATGCCTGTTTCGATCCTGCCGCGTTGGTGCAGTCCTATCCGAGAGGTGCGAAAGCGTTGCGCGGCGCCTTTACTCGCTTTCAACCTCGGGATACCGTTGCCTGGTTCGAGTCCCAAGGAGTGAAGCTGAAAACGGAGGGCGACGGACGGATGTTTCCGGTGACGGATGATTCGCAAACTATTGTGGATTGCTTGCTGGGACGGGCGCGGAAGTTGGGAGTTGAGGTGGTGGTGCGATCGCCAGTTGTCGGTATTGAGAAGCGCGAAACTGGCTTTACGGTGCGGATAAAGTCCGGTCAAAAAGTATTGGCGAAAGAGTGCGATCGCATTTTACTGGCAACTGGAAGTCATCCTAGCGGCTATCAACTCGCGCAACAGTTGGGTCACGAGATTATTCCGCCGGTTCCTTCCTTATTTACGTTTAAAATAGGCGATCGTCAACTTAGAGAATTAAGCGGGATTTCCGTCTCGTCGGCGCGAGTTCAGCTTCCCGAATTTAAACTAATACAAACCGGCCCGGTTTTAATTACCCATTGGGGATTGAGCGGTCCCGCAACCTTGAAGCTTTCCGCTTGGGGGGCGCGGGATTTAAAACAAGCCAATTATCAAACTAAGTTATTCGTCAATTGGTTGCCGGAATCAAAACCCGACGACCTCCGACAATTACTATTAAAAGTAAAATCTCAGCTTGCCGCAAAAACCTTATCCGCCAACTGTCCCATTCCTATTCCGCGACGGTTATGGCAGTATTTGTTAGGCAAAATTGAAATAACAGAACGGTTGCGCTGGGCGGAATGTTCTAAAGTGAAATTGAATAAGTTATTGCAAACTCTGACCCAAGATACTTATCAAATTACCGGGAAAGGAGTATTCAAAGAAGAATTCGTTACCTGCGGCGGTATTCCCCTGAAAGAAGCCAACTTCAAAACCATGGAAAGTCGCTGTTGTCCCGGTCTCTATTTTGCTGGAGAAATCCTAGATGTGGATGGGATTACCGGAGGTTTTAATTTCCAGAATGCGTGGACGACGGGATGGTTAGCTGGACTAGCGATGACGTTAAAATAGATCGCTAGTTTCTCTCAATGTTCGAGCGAACTGCCTATCACTCCCAGAAATTATTGCGGTTGCGCGAGGTTGCGGAAGCGGGTAAACTCGGGGTCGAAAATGAGCTTTACGACTCCTGTCGGGCCGTTGCGGTGTTTGGTAATAATGACTTCGGCGATCGCGCGATCGGTGGTATCTGGATTATAGTATTCGTCGCGATATAACATAATCACTAAATCCGCATCTTGCTCGATCGATCCGCTCTCGCGCAAGTCCGACATCATCGGTCGTTTATTCGTGCGCGACTCCACGGAACGACTCAACTGCGAAAGCGCGATCACCGGTACATTTAACTCCCGTGCCAGTCCTTTTAATTGTCGCGTAATTTTCGATAATTCTTGCACCCGATTATCGCTTCCCCCTTCCATCAGTTGCAAATAATCTAATAAAATGAGACCCAGTTTTCCTTGTTCGGCTTGCAGGCGTCGGGCTTGCGATCGCATTTGCCCTACAGTTGTATTTGCCGTATCGTCAATATAGATCGGCAGTTCGGAAAGATTGGTTTGCGCTTCAATTAACGGTTCCCATTCCGTTTGGCTAATTCGTCCGGAACGCAAGCGGTTGCTCTCAATTCCCGCTTCACTCGAAAGCAGTCGCAAAGCTAATTGCTCTTTCGACATTTCCAAACTAAAAATAGCCGTGGCTAAATGACTGGATTGGGAAATTTTATGGGCCACATTTAACGCAAATGAAGTTTTTCCCATAGAAGGGCGGCCGGCAATAATAATTAAATCGGAACGCTGAAACCCTCCCGTCATGGCATCGAGATCGTAGAAGTCGCAAGGCAGTCCGGGGAGCGCTTCCCCCGTACTATTGGATTGAATCTCGGCATAGGTATGGGTTAACGTTTCGGCGATGGGGACTAACCCCTGTTGTATTTTATCTTGGGTGAGGCCAAAGATTTTTTGCTCGGCGCGATCGAGAATTACTTTAATGTCGGTTGCGGTATCGTAACCGAGCTGGACGATTTCGTGACCGGCAGTAATTAACTGACGGCGCAAGTACTTGTCCATGACGAGTTTGGCATACTCGTCAATATTCACCGCGCTGACGGTTCGGTCTAATAGCTGCACCAGCTTGCTCTGTCCGCCGACTTTTTCCAGTTGGTTGCGATCGCTCAACCAACTATTTACCGTCATAAAGTCCGTAGGTTTGCCGCTGTTATGCAGAGTTAGCGCGGCTTTGTAAATCTGTTGGTGAGCTAAGAGAGAAAAAGCTTCCGGGCGCAGAATATCCAAGACGCGGGCGATCGCCTCCGGATCGAGTAAAATACCCCCGAGGATCGATTCTTCTGCTTCAACATTCTGCGGAGGAAGGGTCTCCTGAATTGCTTTAGGTTCGGTCTGGCTCGCCATAGAAATTTGAAGTAAATTTCAACTTGCTTCTAGCCTAGCAAATCAATGGAAAATTAAGGGAAATCAATTGTTAATTTTCCATTGCTCGTCTACTACAGTGCCGCGACTTGAATCTCAACCGTAGCTGTAACTTCCGGGTGCAGCTTGACTTGCGCTTGATAGAAGCCCAGTTTGCTAATTTCCGGTAAGGTAATACCGCGCCGATCGACTTCTTGAGCGGTAGTTTCCAGGATAACTTCTGCCACTTCTTGCGTGGTTACAGTTCCGAAAATCGCTTCCCCTTCGCCCACTTGCTTGCGAATTGTAAAGCGGCCGATGGTTTCCAGAGCAGTTTTCCGTCCTTCCGCTTGCCGTTTTTCTTCCAGCAAACGCTGGCGCTCTTTCTCTTTGCGGATTTCCACTTGCTTGAGCAAACCTGGAGTGGCTCTCATGCCCATGCCTTTGGGAATTAGGAAGTTGCGAGCATAACCTCGGGCAACTTCAACCACATCACCTGACTTACCCAATTTGGTGATGTCTTGGCTTAATACGATTTGTACTCTTTTGCTCATGACGAGATAACAGTTTAGCGTAGAAACTTAAATGGAATCAAAGTCCTTAATTATATCTGAGTTGCAGGGCGATCGCAAATACCGTAATTTCCACCATGAAACCGACATCGGACAGGGTTGTACTGACTTAGTCTAATTTAACTAGTTCTTTTGTCGAGTTTTATTAAGATAATATAAAGGATACGTATATTTACCAGCCATCGATCTGGAAATTGGGCAGAATAGAGTGTTATAGACTCTCAAGAGGGCATAGTTCGTGCTCGAGATTGACCGCTTTGTGTGCTTCGATCCGTAGAACTACTAGTTCAATCCCTGACATAGGATCGAGAACATGACGATATCAATGGTGCAGTAACGATTTCAGGAGATTGAAGTTATGATTCGCGAATTGGTGCAACGCGCTTTATCTACAGGCTATCTCACCTTGGCCGATGAAGACGATCTGCGGAAATTACTGGTTCTGCCTTGTACAGGCGAGGATCTTCATGCCTTTTGGGCACTGCAGCGGGCAGCAATGGCTGGAGATGTTCGGCAAGAGTCCCGCGAACATTTAATCGCTTAGGGCGATCGCAATCATGGATTCGTTGCTCGAGGAAAATACGGTTGTCTTCGGAGTTGCGATCGCGGATCTCTGGAAAAACACCAAAGTTTGGGGTAGATCCTAACTAGATATTACGAACATATAGGGTCTCTATCATGAAGCAGCAGAAAACAATTGAATGGGCATCTGCAATTGGTTTATTGTCAACTGTAACAGTGACCTTAGGAGCGATCGCCCCATCAGCCAGTGCGATAACCTTAACCGGAACCCAATGGGATGGGAGTTCCACCAGCTTAACCTGGGATGAAAAAAACGCAGTTAGCGGATTCGAGTTAATTGCAGGCAGTCCGACAACCTACAATACAGACTTTGCCAACATCGTACAAAATAGTCAAACCGTGGGAGCGCTCTTTGGCGGAGAGCCATCCTTAGAGCTGGCCGATAGCGGTAGTTTAGGAATTATCGAACTCAATTGGAGTGGCGGATCTCTAACGAACAAAAGCGGCCGCGATTTGGTCGTCTACGAAACTGGCGGCCTTGGCGCTCCAGAAGCATTTGCTGTCTCTGTCAGTCAAGATGGAGAAGAATTTAGCGAATATCAATATCAATTTAGCGACCACTTTTCGACAACGTATAATCTCTTTGCCACTGTGTTGGATCTCAGTACGTTTGGTATAGCCGAGGGCGAAACCATTCAATCCATTCGCATTCGTAACCTAACTCCCGGCGATCGCGTTGCGGGAAGTGATGGGCAAGGATTCCTCGGTGGCAACTACGATGCGCGCACCCACGCTCTCGGAGGAACCTTCGATCCGGCAAGTAAACTCGATGCCGATATTATTTATGTGGTTGGACTGCACGATCTGATTCCGCCAGAACCGGAACCGGTATCCACAGTCCCCGAACCTTCTGCAAGCATCGGCTTATTGTTTCTGGGGTTAGCTGGGATTGGTCTGCGTTTGCGTAAGGCATGAATAATCTCATTAATGAGTTGTGCAAATACCTGAAGGGGCGACAAACAAGCTAGAAGACAGACTGCAAAAGGGAATTCGACTGAAGGTATCATGAGAAGGTATACCATGAGGTAATTCTAGGAACGTAGCTAGCCAGTCTTTCTTGGCTTGACCATAAGTCTCGATGGCAACCCACCCATCAGCTCCGGCTAACATTGCCAGTAGAGCAATGGCGATAATATCGAGCAGTTTATGGGAACAGCGTCCTTGAACTCGTTCGTCGGGTAGGTGTCCAAAGTATAGTCAATTGGAATAGCAATGAGACCAATAGTTATGTGAGGACTGAGCGCAGTCGAACGTTGACTGAGCGAAGTCGAAGTCCGGCTTCGCTCAGTCACCGTCCGGGTTGCTAAAGGTGTCCGAGCTTCGGCAGCTTCGACTTCGCTCAGCTACCATTCGCTCAGCTCTCACTGGCTTTACAATTTTATGTCTCGCTGCTATTTAAATCAACTATAATCTTGCAGTGATGAGGAGAGCCACTGTTGCTCAGCCATAGTCGAGGATGCTTTGTGTATGTACCATCGCCATAAATCATCTCCGTCGGCGTAGCGATGCCAATATTGTAAACCAACCGACTTCCTCGGACAGAGACCGGCCATCGGACTCAACTCATAAATATTCTCAATAACAATATCCTTTTGACAATTGCTTGCCACAGCTTTATAATCAAGAGAACCCAAGTTGCTCGTTACCCAGATCCGGTTACCCTTCTCCATGAATCCATTTTAATCAGCCAGCTCGCTTGTTTCGCCCAGGATAGGGGGATTCCAACCGGTTAGAGTCGTAACTGGTAACAGAGGTTAACTAGACCTACTCTATTGAGAATTGTCCATGTCTCTGTATAACCCTGCCTCTCTAAAAGCCGAGCTTAATGCAAAAGGTTGGCGATTAACCCCACAGCGAGAAACCATCTTGCATGTCTTCCAGAACCTACCCAGAGGAAACCACCTGAGTGCGGAAGAACTGCATGACTTACTGAAACAACGAGGGGAAAAAATCAGTTTATCCACCATTTACCGGACGGTAAAACTGATGGCAAGAATGGGAATTGTCCGGGAACTGGAACTAGCGGAAGGTCACAAACACTACGAATTAAACCATCCTTATCCCCACCATCACCATCACATTGTCTGCGTACAGTGCAACCAAACCTTAGAATTTAAAAATGATACTATTCTTAAGCAAAGCTTAAAACAGTCGTGCAAAATGGGCGTGCAAATGATCGACTGCCAGCTCACGATCCATGCTGTCTGTCCGGAAGCCATTCGCCGAGGCTGGCCGGCCATGCTGCCGAGCAATTGGTCTTGTCCGCGCGCGATCGCCGCCAGCCATGATTTAGAAATCCTGCAAGAGCAACTCGAAGAGCTAGAAGACGAAGAGGCTGTTGGAGTCTAAGGTAAATTTATTAGCCATTTCCTCAGTGATTTGACCAATTCAGTTAATCTGAAAAAATATCGCGAAAATATCTATATTAGGTAATTTAAACAGACAATTAGATAGCTTTATCCTCGAGAAGATGCAACCGTTGGGATTAGCATCTTGACCGATTAGACTATGAAGACAGCCAAGACAGCCAAGCCATAGGATAAAATAACAAGGATGAAACAGTTAAGGGCACTCGCCCTGCGATCGCCAGAGGTAACTAGTCCATGAGTTTATTTGAAGATCGAGACCGCACCGACATTCCCTCCGTATTTATTGGCGGAGAGTACAACTGGCAAGCTCAGATCTCGGCGATCCAAAGCGAATGCCAAAAACTGCGCCGACTGCGCCAGCAATGGAGTTCGGAACGCCCCGCCCCCACCAGCCATCCAAAATCCAACCACAAACATTAGCTTAGCTTGCCTGGAAACCCCAGGATTGGCGTAACGCTTGCGAACCATGCTTGACTTAACCGCAACTGCAATTACTCCCAATACTTGGCCCTTCAACCCGGCATGGCTCCCCGAACATACCTGTTTAGTCGGGGGAGCCGTGCGAGATGCCCTGCTGCAACGGAAGCGGGAGTATTTGGATCTCGACTTTGTCGTGCCGCACAAAGCCGTCGAAACCGCTCGTCAGATTGCCCGATCGCATAATGCAGGCTTTGTAGTTCTCGATGCCCAACGACAGATTGCGCGCGTCGTGTTTGAAAATGCTACCGCAGATTTTGCGCAACAAGAAGGAGAGAGCCTGGAAATTGACCTGAGACGGCGCGACTTTACGATTAATGCGATCGCCTATAACCCCATGACGCAACGGGCTATCGACCCCCTGCACGGCTGCGAGGATTTGCGCAAACAACTGATTCGCATGGTCTCTGTAGAAAACTTAGCTGACGATCCCCTGCGACTGTTGCGCGCCTATCGACAAGGAGCCCAACTGGGATTTGCGATCGCCCCAGACACCGAAGCTGCCTTAATTGCGCTTGCCCCCAAGTTAAGCAGCGTCGCCGTCGAACGCGTCATCGTCGAGTTGGGATATCTGCTTAATCTCGCTTCCGGCAGTCAAGCTGTAGTCAAAGCCTGGATGGATGGCGTCTTGCAGGTTTGGTTTCCTCATACCACTGCCGAACGAGTTTCGCAACTGCCAGACATCGATCGCATTGCCGAGGAAATTCGCGATCGCTGGCCCCAATTAGCCGTATCTTTAAATACTCCCCTGCTCGCCAGCCAACCTACCACCGGCCTTAGTTTAGCTAAGTTAGTTATGCTGCTGCCTGCCGATCCCCAACACGGCGAAACCGAAATCAAGACCTTAAAACTCAGTCGTCCTGAAGGACGAGGGGCGATCGCCATTTTGCAACATTTGCCGGACTTGGTGGCTTGCCAGGGCAACATGACCTTACGCCAGCAATATTTCTTCTTCCAAAAAGCGATCGCAGTCTTTCCCACCCTCGTTCTTTTAGCAAGAGTTGTCGGTGTTTCATTCAAGGCACTTGCTCCCCTTATCGCTCGCTATCTCGATCCAAACGATCCGGTCGTTTACCCCCAACCTCTCGTGACTGGGAAAGAATTAATGACAGCATTGAATATGAAAAAAGGACGAGCGATCGGTATTTTATTAACTGAAATTCAGATTGCCCGAATTGAAGGAAAAATTACTACCGAACCCGAGGCGATCGCCTTCGGCAGAACCTGGCTGCAATTCCAGGAAAATTCTCGCGATCTTCATAATTAAACCATGTAGGGTGGGCAATACCCACCCTACGAGTTTTTTCTATAAATTGATATGAGAAAACGACCGATTTTATTCTACATTCTTGCCGGGTTCTTTGGGCTTTTTGTCCTGTTTCTCTACAGTCCGGCGATCGCAATTTTTATTCTCTCCTTACAAGGGCCGGATGGAACCCTCGTGTTTCCCGTTCGCAGTTTTGGCTTCTATTGGTTAGGCCAAGTCTTTCAAGAACAACGAGTCGGGAATTTTGTCGAGGCCTTCGGCCGCTCCCTCGTACTCGGATTTTTGGTGGTTGCGATCGCAATTACCGTCAGCCTGATGGCCAGCCTCGCCTTTCGGCGATCGTTCAAAGGCGCGCGCTTCCTCTTTTATCTCACCATTTCCAGCTTAGTCGTTCCCGGCATTTTAATCTCATTAGGCATTGGCATTGCTTTCCAAGTTCTCAACCTTCCCACCAACTGGTTTTCCTCCGGACTCGGAGCGCATTTAACCTGGACAGTGCCCTTCGCCTTTTTAATTATGATTGGGGTCTTTAACCGATTTAATCCCTATTATGAAGAAGCGGCGCGAGATCTGGGGGCAAGCAACTGGAAAACCTTACAAGAAATCGTCCTTCCCTTAATTTTTCCCAGCTTAATTGGAGTGGCACTGCTCACCTTCACCCTCTCCTACGATGAATTTATCCGCACCTCCCTCGTCTCCGGACAATACAACACCCTACCCCTAGAGATCTTCGGCATGACCACCAACGTTACCTCCCCCGCCCTCTACGCTCTCGGAACCCTCACTACCCTCTTCTCCGGAACCCTTATCGCTCTCGGGTTTCTCTCCTACCGCTACCTCTCCCGCAAATAGATAGGACATCTCTCCCTATTCCCGTGCCCTTCGGCTTCGCTCAGGGCTATTTCCTATTCAAAACCAACTCGCGCTAAGATAAACGAGGATTATTTTAGGCAAGGCGATCGCATGGCACTCATTATTACCGGACAACGTCTAATTCGCGACCTAGAACAGCAGGGCGCACTCGGCATGTACGTTCCCCTCGAAGGAGGATACGAAGGACGCTACATCCGTCGCATCCGAGCAGCAGGTTATATTGCCCTGTCTCTGAGCGCGCGAGGATTGGGCGATTTATCTGCCTACCTGATGGGAGTCCATGGCGTGCGCCCCCCGCACCTGGGCAAAAAAAGCAGCGGTAAGAAAGCTGCCGTCGGTGAGGTATACTTCATTCCTCCCATCGTGCAAACCCAAGTAGACCAACTCCCCGATAAGTCAAAAGGACTGTTGCTCTGGATTATTGAAGGACACATCCTCTCCTCAGAAGAGTTAAATTACTTAAGCTTACTGCCAACTTTAGAACCGCGAGTTAAGGTAATAGTGGAGCTAGGAGGCGATCGCCAAGTGCGCTGGCTTCCCCTAAACCAAGCTCTATAAGCAGCCTAGCCATTGCAATCTAATTCATCCAGGAGATCGTAACGCATGGAAAACGTACAAGAGATGACCTCCAGAGAAGATCGGATTATCAGAAACCGCGACTATACTCTTATTATCGATAAGAGTAATAGCATGTCGCTGCAAGACCAACCAGGCAACCGCAGCCGGTGGAAAGTAGCGGAAGAATCTACCTTAGCTGTGGCGCAGAAATGCGAAGAGCTGGACGACGATGGAATTACCGTCTATTTATTTGCCGCGAATTTCCGGCGCTACGATAATGTCACTGCCGGTAAGGTAGCGCAAATTTTCCAAGAAAATACGCCTTCGGGAACGACTG includes the following:
- a CDS encoding TRC40/GET3/ArsA family transport-energizing ATPase; this translates as MRVILMTGKGGVGKTSVAAATGLRCAELGYKTLVLSTDPAHSLADSFDLELGHEARSVKPNLWGAELDALMELEGNWGAVKRYITEVLQARGLDGVQAEELAILPGMDEIFGLVRMKRHYDEGQYDVLIIDSAPTGTALRLLSIPEVGGWYMRRFYKPLQGMSVALRPLVEPLFKPIAGFSLPNKEVMDAPYEFYEQIEELERVLTDNQQTSVRLVTNPEKMVIKESLRAHAYLSLYNVATDMVVANRIIPEEVNDPFFQRWKAHQQEYRQQIHDNFSPLPVKEVPLFSDEMCGLESLERLKETLYKDEDPTQVYYAENTIRVVQNPDHYSLELYLPGIPKDQVQLNKTGDELNVRIGNHRRNLVLPQSLAALKPSGAKMEEDYLKIRFTEMTKV
- the rd gene encoding rubredoxin; translation: MTKYICTVCAYVYDPAEGDPDSGIAPGTAFEDIPDDWVCPTCGVGKEDFEPED
- a CDS encoding NAD(P)/FAD-dependent oxidoreductase; its protein translation is MSDRPSSIIIVGGGAAGFFAAISCKTTSPESNVTLLEAGKTVLSKVSISGGGRCNVTHACFDPAALVQSYPRGAKALRGAFTRFQPRDTVAWFESQGVKLKTEGDGRMFPVTDDSQTIVDCLLGRARKLGVEVVVRSPVVGIEKRETGFTVRIKSGQKVLAKECDRILLATGSHPSGYQLAQQLGHEIIPPVPSLFTFKIGDRQLRELSGISVSSARVQLPEFKLIQTGPVLITHWGLSGPATLKLSAWGARDLKQANYQTKLFVNWLPESKPDDLRQLLLKVKSQLAAKTLSANCPIPIPRRLWQYLLGKIEITERLRWAECSKVKLNKLLQTLTQDTYQITGKGVFKEEFVTCGGIPLKEANFKTMESRCCPGLYFAGEILDVDGITGGFNFQNAWTTGWLAGLAMTLK
- the dnaB gene encoding replicative DNA helicase, coding for MASQTEPKAIQETLPPQNVEAEESILGGILLDPEAIARVLDILRPEAFSLLAHQQIYKAALTLHNSGKPTDFMTVNSWLSDRNQLEKVGGQSKLVQLLDRTVSAVNIDEYAKLVMDKYLRRQLITAGHEIVQLGYDTATDIKVILDRAEQKIFGLTQDKIQQGLVPIAETLTHTYAEIQSNSTGEALPGLPCDFYDLDAMTGGFQRSDLIIIAGRPSMGKTSFALNVAHKISQSSHLATAIFSLEMSKEQLALRLLSSEAGIESNRLRSGRISQTEWEPLIEAQTNLSELPIYIDDTANTTVGQMRSQARRLQAEQGKLGLILLDYLQLMEGGSDNRVQELSKITRQLKGLARELNVPVIALSQLSRSVESRTNKRPMMSDLRESGSIEQDADLVIMLYRDEYYNPDTTDRAIAEVIITKHRNGPTGVVKLIFDPEFTRFRNLAQPQ
- the rplI gene encoding 50S ribosomal protein L9 — encoded protein: MSKRVQIVLSQDITKLGKSGDVVEVARGYARNFLIPKGMGMRATPGLLKQVEIRKEKERQRLLEEKRQAEGRKTALETIGRFTIRKQVGEGEAIFGTVTTQEVAEVILETTAQEVDRRGITLPEISKLGFYQAQVKLHPEVTATVEIQVAAL
- a CDS encoding PEP-CTERM sorting domain-containing protein: MKQQKTIEWASAIGLLSTVTVTLGAIAPSASAITLTGTQWDGSSTSLTWDEKNAVSGFELIAGSPTTYNTDFANIVQNSQTVGALFGGEPSLELADSGSLGIIELNWSGGSLTNKSGRDLVVYETGGLGAPEAFAVSVSQDGEEFSEYQYQFSDHFSTTYNLFATVLDLSTFGIAEGETIQSIRIRNLTPGDRVAGSDGQGFLGGNYDARTHALGGTFDPASKLDADIIYVVGLHDLIPPEPEPVSTVPEPSASIGLLFLGLAGIGLRLRKA
- a CDS encoding transcriptional repressor: MSLYNPASLKAELNAKGWRLTPQRETILHVFQNLPRGNHLSAEELHDLLKQRGEKISLSTIYRTVKLMARMGIVRELELAEGHKHYELNHPYPHHHHHIVCVQCNQTLEFKNDTILKQSLKQSCKMGVQMIDCQLTIHAVCPEAIRRGWPAMLPSNWSCPRAIAASHDLEILQEQLEELEDEEAVGV
- a CDS encoding ABC transporter permease yields the protein MRKRPILFYILAGFFGLFVLFLYSPAIAIFILSLQGPDGTLVFPVRSFGFYWLGQVFQEQRVGNFVEAFGRSLVLGFLVVAIAITVSLMASLAFRRSFKGARFLFYLTISSLVVPGILISLGIGIAFQVLNLPTNWFSSGLGAHLTWTVPFAFLIMIGVFNRFNPYYEEAARDLGASNWKTLQEIVLPLIFPSLIGVALLTFTLSYDEFIRTSLVSGQYNTLPLEIFGMTTNVTSPALYALGTLTTLFSGTLIALGFLSYRYLSRK
- the ndhN gene encoding NAD(P)H-quinone oxidoreductase subunit N; protein product: MALIITGQRLIRDLEQQGALGMYVPLEGGYEGRYIRRIRAAGYIALSLSARGLGDLSAYLMGVHGVRPPHLGKKSSGKKAAVGEVYFIPPIVQTQVDQLPDKSKGLLLWIIEGHILSSEELNYLSLLPTLEPRVKVIVELGGDRQVRWLPLNQAL